Proteins from one Fragaria vesca subsp. vesca linkage group LG6, FraVesHawaii_1.0, whole genome shotgun sequence genomic window:
- the LOC101313733 gene encoding uncharacterized protein LOC101313733 has protein sequence MKLRLMIEKLQKGLSLLATKIPHDEHDDEFDEDVEVAKTIPEDVKEGHFAVFAVKGKEPKRFVVKLESLNNPAFLKLLEQAKEEYGFHQKGALEVPCRPEDLHKILGNRREKSMTSATCNNTNSKNTLNLIEGY, from the coding sequence ATGAAGCTCAGGCTCATGATCGAGAAGCTACAAAAGGGCCTTTCGCTCTTAGCAACCAAAATCCCTCATGATGAACATGACGATGAATTCGACGAAGACGTGGAGGTAGCCAAGACGATACCCGAGGATGTAAAAGAAGGACATTTTGCAGTGTTTGCAGTGAAGGGTAAGGAGCCAAAGAGGTTTGTGGTTAAGCTAGAGTCATTGAATAACCCTGCATTTTTGAAATTACTAGAGCAGGCCAAGGAAGAATATGGTTTCCATCAGAAAGGGGCTCTTGAAGTTCCATGCAGACCTGAGGATTTGCATAAGATTCTGGGAAACAGGAGGGAGAAGAGTATGACCAGTGCTACTTGTAATAATACTAATAGTAAGAATACTCTTAATCTCATAGAAGGATACTAG